The following are from one region of the Juglans regia cultivar Chandler chromosome 10, Walnut 2.0, whole genome shotgun sequence genome:
- the LOC118349582 gene encoding uncharacterized protein LOC118349582, with the protein MATRNLLFQVHHGGIIDRRQNGEYVGGKTDVYHEPYDEDQLSWIEIQTIMAKYGYHPGDLVYYRHPSLRMHNGLKLLTSDHDVLSMVAALQDQQVAHLYLVSHSRTSVHQSSLHDHHVEEDVSEDEEEAEARRLGLNDPFWKEVLSSEDELYDIDVNTVGTSRSKPAQPRSKGVESQVTVDDKEPQSSSDAEDEEDEGRNQDRSGPRWPEEDDIGNCSDMTPSDVLQSPVHSGDEGHHDFKFPEFQAVDLEKPKISVGMKFGSTAQFRETIRRLNLNIGKSIKFAKNDGDRVTVVCNTPKCPYRVYGSWIRGQQTFQIKSINPRHDCSRSYKNPIVTSSWIADKMMPLFISQPNVPIKALADEIKRKWGVEVPKMKLYRARAKAQFTIFGSHREQYAKVWDYCETLKQRNQGSCLLVRVERIAPELPPIFQRMYVGLAACREGFKAGCRPLIGLDGCFLKGPFKGQLLCAVGRDANDNMYPIAMAIVEAELKDSWGWFIETLISDLGQQPEGGWTFISDRQKGLKPAMEELVPYNDSRICVRHLYANFRDAGHRGVALKEKLWQAATAYTKRDFERAMEELKALSQPAYDYLKVIDPSQWSRAWFNTFSKSDLVVNNLSECFNAYILQARDKPIVTMVETIRKKLMARYQLKREAISKWENTITPRIVAKLELMHDLSIYCTPTYAGCGQFEVNNAGRQYVVDLEKRTCSCLRWDITGIPCPHAYTCIVYSDQDPKGYVHHYYSVEMWRAAYEPLIYPMPSEDQWLTTTYEKPTAPEVRKQPGRPKKHRRRNEDDRQGANKLRKTGVHMTCSRCNQVGHNKRKCPRGNAGTPSSTSAAEFQAPSFPDEQVISQPPMSEPSQPTTQSMQTGNAPPSSLSQATWQISPTVQTPLSETSQAGQSNQLQKNMGRVKMLAKRPPRRRSARLGGHHSQTSTRRPVFVDLDVDTSNPAQGRLCSWGNPGRGGMQFRVGQLPPKPQVPPAKANASVQKGKNVESSSRVERMNEDKKGKQKRPNWQY; encoded by the exons atGGCTACgagaaatttgttatttcaagTCCATCATGGTGGGATAATTGATAGGCGGCAGAATGGGGAATATGTTGGGGGTAAGACTGATGTGTACCATGAACCATATGATGAGGATCAACTATCATGGATTGAGATACAGACGATTATGGCCAAGTATGGTTACCATCCAGGTGACCTAGTCTACTATAGACACCCTAGCTTGAGGATGCACAATGGTCTTAAATTGCTTACATCTGACCATGATGTGCTGTCTATGGTGGCTGCGCTTCAGGATCAACAAGTGGCTCATTTGTATCTTGTGTCTCATTCTCGAACTTCAGTGCACCAGTCTTCTttgcatgatcatcatgtcgAGGAGGATGTgagtgaggatgaggaggaagcaGAAGCACGTCGCCTTGGACTTAATGATCCATTTTGGAAAGAAGTGTTGAGTAGTGAGGATGAGTTGTATGACATTGATGTCAATACAGTGGGAACATCGAGGTCAAAGCCTGCACAACCAAGGAGTAAAGGTGTTGAGTCTCAAGTGACAGTTGATGATAAAGAGCCACAATCTTCCTCAGATGCtgaggatgaggaggatgaaGGGAGGAATCAAGACAGAAGTGGTCCAaggtggccagaggaggatGACATAG GTAATTGTTCTGATATGACACCAAGTGACGTCCTTCAATCTCCTGTCCATAGTGGTGACGAAGgacatcatgattttaagtttccCGAGTTTCAAGCTGTTGACTTGGAGAAGCCAAAAATATCTGTTGGAATGAAGTTTGGATCTACAGCACAGTTTAGAGAGACAATAAGGAGGTTGAACCTAAATATAGGTAAATCGATAAAATTTGCAAAGAATGATGGGGATAGGGTTACTGTTGTCTGCAATACCCCTAAATGTCCTTACCGGGTTTATGGGTCTTGGATTAGAGGGCAACAAACTTTCCAGATAAAGTCTATAAACCCAAGACATGATTGTAGTAGGAGTTATAAGAACCCCATTGTCACATCATCTTGGATTGCAGATAAGATGATGCCACTGTTTATAAGCCAACCTAATGTGCCTATCAAAGCACTTGCTGATGAGATTAAGAGAAAGTGGGGAGTGGAAGTTCCTAAAATGAAGTTGTATCGTGCTCGAGCGAAGGCTCAGTTTACCATATTTGGCAGCCATAGAGAACAGTATGCCAAGGTATGGGACTATTGTGAGACCCTGAAACAAAGGAACCAAGGTAGTTGTTTGTTAGTTAGGGTGGAACGAATAGCTCCTGAGTTACCTCCTATTTTTCAAAGGATGTATGTAGGATTGGCAGCCTGTAGAGAGGGTTTTAAGGCTGGTTGTAGACCATTGATTGGTTTGGACGGTTGTTTCTTAAAAGGACCATTTAAGGGGCAGCTCCTATGTGCTGTTGGTAGGGATGCAAATGATAACATGTACCCAATTGCAATGGCCATTGTGGAGGCAGAGTTAAAGGATAGTTGGGGATGGTTTATTGAGACACTTATATCCGATCTTGGACAGCAACCTGAAGGTGGGTGGACATTTATCAGTGATAGACAaaag gGTTTAAAACCAGCAATGGAGGAGTTGGTGCCTTACAATGACAGCCGTATTTGTGTCAGGCATTTATATGCCAATTTTCGAGATGCTGGCCACAGGGGTGTGGCTTTAAAGGAGAAATTGTGGCAGGCAGCTACAGCATACACAAAGAGGGACTTTGAGAGAGCTATGGAGGAACTGAAAGCCCTCAGTCAGCCTGCATATGACTACCTAAAGGTTATAGACCCATCACAATGGTCTAGAGCATGGTTTAACACATTTTCAAAGTCTGACTTGGTAGTGAATAATCTTAGTGAATGTTTCAACGCGTATATTCTGCAAGCACGTGATAAGCCAATTGTGACTATGGTGGAGACCATACGGAAGAAACTGATGGCACGATATCAGTTGAAAAGGGAAGCAATTAGTAAATGGGAGAATACAATCACGCCTCGGATAGTTGCAAAGCTTGAACTTATGCATGATTTGTCCATCTATTGTACTCCAACGTATGCAGGATGTGGTCAGTTTGAAGTTAACAATGCTGGTAGGCAATATGTGGTTGATTTGGAAAAGAGGACCTGTTCATGTTTGAGATGGGACATCACAGGTATTCCATGCCCGCATGCATACACATGTATTGTGTATTCTGACCAAGATCCCAAGGGATATGTGCATCATTACTATAGTGTGGAGATGTGGAGGGCAGCATACGAGCCTTTAATTTACCCTATGCCAAGTGAGGATCAGTGGCTCACTACCACATACGAGAAGCCTACTGCTCCTGAGGTTAGGAAACAACCCGGGAGGCCAAAGAAACAtcgaagaagaaatgaggaCGATCGACAAGGAGCAAACAAGTTGAGAAAAACTGGTGTGCATATGACCTGTTCGAGATGTAATCAAGTTGgtcacaacaaaagaaaatgtccGCGTGGGAACGCAGGCACACCCTCCTCCACTTCTGCAGCAGAATTTCAAGCTCCTTCATTTCCAGATGAACAA GTCATTTCACAACCTCCAATGTCAGAGCCTTCACAGCCAACAACCCAATCTATGCAAACTGGGAACGCTCCACCTTCGTCGCTTTCACAGGCAACATGGCAAATAAGTCCAACAGTGCAAACTCCCTTGTCAGAGACTTCGCAGGCAGGCCAAAGTAATCAACTGCAAAAAAATATGGGTCGTGTAAAGATGTTGGCCAAACGACCACCCAGGAGGCGGTCTGCAAGACTTGGGGGCCACCACTCACAGACTAGTACACGTAGACCTGTGTTTGTGGACTTAGACGTTGATACAAGCAATCCAGCACAAGGAAGACTGTGTTCTTGGGGCAATCCTGGAAGGGGAGGCATGCAATTCAGAGTTGGTCAACTGCCACCCAAGCCCCAAGTGCCTCCTGCCAAGGCTAATGCATCAGTGCAAAAAGGGAAGAATGTAGAGTCATCTTCACGTGTGGAGAGGATGAACGAAGATAAAAAGGGGAAACAGAAGCGACCAAATTGGCAATATTGA
- the LOC109009190 gene encoding lysine histidine transporter 1-like, whose protein sequence is MGTQAPTHQDSYDRANIEEKLAKQKAIDDWLPITSSRNAKWWYSAFHNVTAMVGAGVLSLPYAMSELGWGPGVVVLVLSWIITLYTLWQMVEMHEMVPGRRFDRYHELGQYAFGEKLGLYIVVPQQLIVEVGVNVVYMVTGGKSLKKFHDTVCPDCKSIKLTYFIMIFASVHFVLSHLPNFNSISGVSLAAAVMSLSYSTIAWGASVDKGVKPDVQYGYKAKSTSGTVFNFFNALGDVAFAYAGHNVVLEIQATIPSTPEKPSKGPMWRGVIVAYIVVALCYFPVALIGYWMFGNSVDDNILMSLKKPRWLIAMANMFVVIHVIGSYQIYAMPVFDMIETVLVKKLHFKPSGILRFVSRTVYVAFTMFVAITFPFFGGLLGFFGGFAFAPTTYFLPCIMWLAIYKPRKFSLSWWANWICIILGALLMIVAPIGGLRTIIIQAKNYDFYS, encoded by the exons ATGGGAACTCAAGCTCCGACACACCAGGACTCATACGACCGCGCTAAc ATTGAAGAGAAATTAGCGAAGCAGAAGGCTATTGATGACTGGCTTCCGATTACTTCATCGAGGAATGCAAAATGGTGGTATTCAGCTTTCCACAATGTCACTGCCATGGTTGGAGCTGGTGTTCTCAGTCTCCCTTACGCCATGTCAGAGCTTGGATG GGGTCCTGGGGTGGTCGTGCTAGTCCTATCATGGATCATCACTTTGTACACACTATGGCAAATGGTTGAGATGCACGAGATGGTACCTGGGAGACGGTTTGATAGATACCATGAACTTGGTCAGTATGCCTTCGGTGAAAAACTTGGTCTCTATATCGTGGTTCCCCAACAACTTATAGTTGAGGTCGGTGTGAACGTAGTGTATATGGTCACGGGTGGAAAATCATTGAAGAAGTTCCATGATACGGTCTGTCCAGATTGTAAAAGCATCAAATTAACGTACTTCATTATGATTTTTGCCTCTGTTCACTTTGTGCTCTCCCATCTCCCCAACTTCAACTCCATCTCAGGTGTCTCTTTGGCTGCAGCAGTCATGTCCTTAAG TTACTCTACCATTGCTTGGGGAGCTTCTGTTGACAAAGGTGTTAAGCCAGATGTGCAATACGGCTATAAAGCCAAGTCTACTTCTGGAACAGTCTTCAACTTCTTTAATGCCTTGGGTGATGTGGCTTTTGCCTATGCTGGGCACAATGTGGTACTCGAGATCCAAGCAACAATCCCATCTACACCTGAAAAGCCGTCCAAAGGGCCCATGTGGAGAGGAGTCATTGTTGCCTATATAGTTGTGGCTTTGTGCTACTTCCCTGTTGCCCTTATTGGTTATTGGATGTTCGGAAATTCCGTAGACGATAATATTCTCATGTCATTGAAGAAGCCTAGGTGGCTTATCGCAATGGCTAACATGTTTGTCGTCATCCATGTTATTGGAAGCTATCAG ATATATGCAATGCCAGTGTTTGACATGATAGAAACTGTATTGGTAAAGAAATTGCATTTCAAGCCAAGTGGTATTCTTCGTTTTGTTTCACGCACTGTATATGTGG CATTTACGATGTTCGTCGCCATTACATTCCCTTTCTTCGGGGGTCTTCTTGGATTTTTTGGAGGGTTTGCGTTTGCCCCAACTACATACTTT CTCCCTTGCATCATGTGGCTTGCCATATACAAACCAAGGAAGTTCAGCTTGTCTTGGTGGGCTAACTGG ATCTGCATCATACTTGGCGCTCTTTTGATGATTGTAGCACCTATTGGAGGGCTGAGGACTATCATTATTCAAGCCAAGAATTATGACTTTTACTCTTAA